The Syntrophales bacterium region GTACCCCAGAATTACGCAAGTCATAACTATTTACTTAATAAGTCCAATCCTGTCTTCTTCTTAAATGGCACATTCTTTGGCGAAGGTTCGGCGGTTCTATCAATTTTATAATTTAAGATACGAATTTCAACTTCTCCTTGTTCGAGACGCCTTGGAGACTGATCCCATTGAACAAAGTTTCTAACATAGTGATTATTGAAAAATTGTAACGCTAACTTTGGCAAAATAGGTTCTTTAATCCTCATGGATGTGTAGCTTATAATCTCTCCTTTGTGATTTTTGTAAACAATAAACAGTTCGACATTTTTTATGGGATAGCTGTGTAGGTTTCTTATGGCAAAGTCTACCCGTGTTAAATCGCCATTATGTAAATCAGGCAAAACATCAAATACTTGAACTAACGTGTCGTCCTTCTGGAAAGTTTTTTCTTTAGAGGTTTTTGGCAAGGAAACGAGGTTTAGTTTGTTAGGCTTTAGGGATTTAAGATAATTGATTGGCATTGCGAAATTTAAGTTTTGGCCAAAAGTAAGGTATGCGGTTGCAATGCCAATAACTTTTCCTGCCGAGTCAAAGACAGGGCCGCCACTACTGCCCGGAGAAATTGGGGCTGTAATCTGAATGAACTTAATATCATCAACTTCCCTGACACCGCTTATTATACCTTTTGAAACAGTTCCTTCTAATCCCGCCGGATTTCCTATTGCAAGGATGTCTTCACCTATCGTAACAGTATCAGAATCACCGAAAGGCAATGGTTTGGTGAATTTTAACGAGGTTTTAGCAATAATTAAATCTAATTGTGGATCGTAATTGAGTATGTGAAGAATAGTCCCCGTTTCACCCTTGTTGTTTTTTATTATGGCTTTAGCACAGTCTGCGAGCACGTGGTGATTAGTTGCAATATCCCCATTTTCATTAACAAAAAACCCGGAACCAAGAGATAATGGCTGATTATTTACATCCAATGCAATAATAGTTACTACAGACTGAGAGTATTTCTCTACAATTTGGGAAGTTTTCATTTCTGCATGAGAAAGACTTGCAGTGGTTAATAATGCTACAAAAACCAGGAAGTATTTTTGAATTGTGTTAAGTTGTATTCCTTTCATATACCCTCCCTTCGCTTGTCCGAAACATAATGGGCTCTTCAGCCGCAACACATAGCTGCTTGGAGCAAGGTTACATTTTAACAGTCGTAA contains the following coding sequences:
- a CDS encoding S1C family serine protease, which produces MKGIQLNTIQKYFLVFVALLTTASLSHAEMKTSQIVEKYSQSVVTIIALDVNNQPLSLGSGFFVNENGDIATNHHVLADCAKAIIKNNKGETGTILHILNYDPQLDLIIAKTSLKFTKPLPFGDSDTVTIGEDILAIGNPAGLEGTVSKGIISGVREVDDIKFIQITAPISPGSSGGPVFDSAGKVIGIATAYLTFGQNLNFAMPINYLKSLKPNKLNLVSLPKTSKEKTFQKDDTLVQVFDVLPDLHNGDLTRVDFAIRNLHSYPIKNVELFIVYKNHKGEIISYTSMRIKEPILPKLALQFFNNHYVRNFVQWDQSPRRLEQGEVEIRILNYKIDRTAEPSPKNVPFKKKTGLDLLSK